The nucleotide window TTTGGGTGTCCATGGCGCTTCACTGGCAGAATCCTCTGAAAATAAAGAGACTTTTTTGGATGTGATCAACCAGATAAGAACCGCACCCTTTTCCTACGCCCTTTCTCTGGGGTATGATTCAGAGTTTTTAGTCAAGAGTGGAATACTGCCTGAAACCCAGTTTGAACCATATGCAGCCGATGATTTTTTAACCGCCATAGCTGCTGACGACAATGGGCTTATGACCGGGGAGGAGACTCTGGCAAGTAAAAAAAAGCCTGTCCATCTTTTAACGGCGGAAACAGGGGGAGTGGTATCTTTTTTAAATTTCATGTCGCTGGATACTGCTTTTAAAATCGTTATAGATTATCTTTTCAGAAAAGAGCTTGACACCAATAAGTTCCATCATATCCTATCCAATGCTTATTCCTATGCCGGTATTGCCATATCACCGGGCAGGGTGGGAGGTCTGGGGAATGCATGGTTTGTTGCCATTCGCCTTGGGTCTTCCGAGTTAGTATCTGAAATGCAGATGTTAAATCTGATCAACCAGGTACGATCTGATCCGTGGAAAATATTGGATTATTCTGAGTTGAATTCGGCAGAGGTCTTTAATGAAAACCAAAGTGTTCTTTATTTGTTTACCAACAATTACCAGCCTCTTTTTTTTGATGCTTCCTTAAGGGCAGCTTCCGGGGCGCATTCTTTTTATGTGTTCCACGGAGCTTATCCTGAGCCTTCGGGAGATACGCCTCTTGAAAGGGCTGCTTTTCACGGTTATGAAGGTGGTTTTGTTCAAGAATCCGCCTTGATTGTTAACTTTTTAAAAGAGGAGGAGGGTGGTGCCTCTGTGGATACACTCTTTTCATCTCTGATACGTAATGAACTAAAAATATGGCCCCTGGGTTCCGCTGTATTTTTAAAAGATTTTCAGGATGCAGGATCCAGCATATCTTTCGGGGTTGGAGCTGATATTGATGTCTCCGTCCTTTCTTTTGTTGCCGGCAAAAAGATCAGTGATAATGAACAAATTTCAAGAATATATGGAGTCCTTTTTTCGGATAATGATGGGAACGGTCTTTATTCGCCGGGAGAGGAACTTATTCAACAGACTGTCAAGGTTTATGCTGAAGAGATGCAAGCGGTTAAAAATGTTATTACCGATAATGCTGGTCATTTTTCCATGACACTGGACTCCAATAAACAATATAGTTTTAAAGCAACAATAGAAGATGTCCCGGTCACCCAGGAAATTTTTATCACTTCTGATCAATTTGTTAAATTGGTTTACTCTCCCCCTTCTCTTTAAACAGTCTCTCCCCCCTCCCCGATTTGTTAGCAAAAACTTGCGTAGCAAAGGAATGTTTGATAAGTAGATGCATTCTTTGGTATGCAACGATTTTATCTATGAATTGAGAAAAAAATGAAAAGGGCAATTATATTTGGAGTTTCAGGGCAGGATGGGGCTTTTTTAGCTCAATTATTACTGGGAAAAAATTATCGGGTGATTGGTGTCTCCCGGACTATGCGCACAGATTCTTTCCATAATCTTGAGCTTTTAAATATCCGTAACAAGATAGAACTGGTTTCATCTTCAATTCATGACTTTAGAAGTGTTTTTACGATTATGAACAGATATAAACCGGATGAAGTCTACAACCTTGCCGGGCAAAGTTCTGTTGCCCGCTCCTTTGATGAACCATTTGAAACATTCGAAAGTATCAGCGTTGCCAACCTGAATCTTCTTGAAGTGATTCGAATTTTAAAACTTCCTGTAAGGCTGTATAACGCAGGCTCAGGGGATTGTTTTGGCAATATGGACGGGCAAACAGCCTGTGAAGAAACACCGTTTCGACCCCAAAGTCCCTATGGGGTTGCTAAATCTGCTGCATATTTCCAGGTTGCCAATTATCGAAAGGCCTATGATATTTTTGCATGCACAGGTATTTTGTTTAATCATGAATCCTATCTGAGACCAGAAGAGTTTGTTACTCAAAAAATTGTGAAGGCAGCTTGTCTGATTGCCAAGGGCCAGGCAGATGAATTGCTGCTGGGTAATATCTCGATTGAGCGGGATTGGGGGTGGGCACCCGAGTATGTAACCGCCATGTGGATGATGCTTCAAACAAAAAAAGCGGATGATTATATTATTGCCACAGGTATTACATTGAGTTTGAAAGAGTTTATTGCTGTGGTTTTTGATTATCTTGATTTGAATTGGAAAAAATATGTTAAAACAGATGATCAATTTTTACGGCCCACTGATATACAGACAATTCGTGCAAATCCTGGAAAAGCTGAGAAAAAACTCAACTGGAAAGCCAGGTATAATGGTTATGATGTAGCCAGAATGATGGTTGATGCTGAATTGAAGTACCAAAAAAAATAATCAAATTGTAATCCCTATAGGAATATAGATGAAAAAAGCATTAATAACCGGTATCACCGGACAGGATGGGGCGTATCTTACCGAGTTTCTGATTAATAAGGACTATGAAGTTCATGGAATAAAAAGGCGGTCCTCCTCATTTAACACCCATCGAATCGATCATCTTTATCAGGAACAGCATGTGAAAGACAGGAATCTTATCCTCCATTACGGGGATATGACAGATTCTTCAAATCTGATCCGGATTGTTCAAAAGGTTCAGCCCGATGAGGTTTATAATTTGGCTGCCCAGTCCCATGTGGCGGTTTCCTTTGAAGCACCTGAATATACGGCTGATACAGATGCTCTCGGAACACTGCGCCTGCTTGAGGCTATTAAAACCCTTAACCTTCATAAAACCTGCCGGTTTTACCAGGCTTCCACCTCTGAGTTATTCGGCAAGGTACAGGAATTTCCCCAGACGGAGAAGACACCATTTCACCCCAGATCACCCTATGCAGTTGCAAAAATGTATGCTTACTGGATTGTGGTGAACTACAGGGAAGCCTATGGCATGTATGCGTGCAACGGGATATTATTCAACCATGAATCACACTTGAGAGGGGAAACCTTTGTAACCCGGAAAATTACCAGGGCACTGGCCCGGATTGTTCTGGGTTTAAAAGACTGCGTTTATCTTGGTAATCTTGATGCCAAAAGAGATTGGGGGCATGCAAAGGACTATGTTGAGATGCAGTGGCTCATGCTTCAGCAGGAAATCCCGGATGATTTTGTTATTGCAACCGGAATTCAGCATTCAGTAAGACAATTTGTTGAAATTGCCGCAAAAGAACTTGGTATTACCTTGGGATGGGAAGGAAGCGGAGTTGAGGAAAAAGGCATTGTTGATACGGTGGTACCTGACAAAACAAAGTTTCATGGCAAGCAACTCAAACCGGGAGACGTGATTGTTCAAATCGACCCGCGCTATTTTCGTCCTGCCGAGGTTGAAACCCTTCTGGGCGACTCTTCAAAGGCCAACAAAGAACTTGGCTGGAAACCGCAGATTTCCTTTCAAGAACTGGTCAG belongs to Desulfobacula toluolica Tol2 and includes:
- the gmd gene encoding GDP-mannose 4,6-dehydratase; this encodes MKKALITGITGQDGAYLTEFLINKDYEVHGIKRRSSSFNTHRIDHLYQEQHVKDRNLILHYGDMTDSSNLIRIVQKVQPDEVYNLAAQSHVAVSFEAPEYTADTDALGTLRLLEAIKTLNLHKTCRFYQASTSELFGKVQEFPQTEKTPFHPRSPYAVAKMYAYWIVVNYREAYGMYACNGILFNHESHLRGETFVTRKITRALARIVLGLKDCVYLGNLDAKRDWGHAKDYVEMQWLMLQQEIPDDFVIATGIQHSVRQFVEIAAKELGITLGWEGSGVEEKGIVDTVVPDKTKFHGKQLKPGDVIVQIDPRYFRPAEVETLLGDSSKANKELGWKPQISFQELVREMVCYDMEEAKRDAFCKQEGFRVWDFHE
- a CDS encoding GDP-mannose 4,6-dehydratase codes for the protein MKRAIIFGVSGQDGAFLAQLLLGKNYRVIGVSRTMRTDSFHNLELLNIRNKIELVSSSIHDFRSVFTIMNRYKPDEVYNLAGQSSVARSFDEPFETFESISVANLNLLEVIRILKLPVRLYNAGSGDCFGNMDGQTACEETPFRPQSPYGVAKSAAYFQVANYRKAYDIFACTGILFNHESYLRPEEFVTQKIVKAACLIAKGQADELLLGNISIERDWGWAPEYVTAMWMMLQTKKADDYIIATGITLSLKEFIAVVFDYLDLNWKKYVKTDDQFLRPTDIQTIRANPGKAEKKLNWKARYNGYDVARMMVDAELKYQKK